The genomic segment TGTTATAGTCAGTATAATTTACtatcataatttatcaataattgtgGATTTATTAAGTTCTAGTGaaagaaattaatttgttttggaaacataattttattttaattatatgtctTAGTAATAACTTAAcataaagatatttaaatattttttaaaagataaagaATCAAAAGTGATTTGTGTAAATGATATAAGATTAGTCACTGTTTAAGAGGTTTCTGATAAATAGAATCATCAGAAGTCTTGTTTTGATGTACCGATTTCTTACACAAATAAAGGCTTGGGTgtattgttttatgtataatacatataatgatGTATACAGTCCATagatatcttaataataaactaacttggtatttgaattttattggaatgatataaaaaaaattgaataagacTTATTCTATTTATGGTATAAAGCTTAGctataacacattttttgaaaactaaacCTGCTtgaaattggtttttttaaataaaggttaaaataatagtttgtagtATTTGCTGGGATTCTTGTATGTTGTGtttaaaaactacaataattttttattcaaaaataataagtttattagttatactagttttaatattagatagtATCCGCATGCCAACGAATACAAGCAGAAGATTAATTAGACTGTCGTTAGTTTAATCACGGtattaaacataacaaaaaatatagaaaataactaataaataataatatttataatcacatGATTTCTGTACACATACTTTGTAAGCATACTTTGTGTTATCCATCtttctaatacataatatatcaaaacataCATCCAGCAGTTCAAACTTTGTATTGTTAGCTTAaatattgacctattatcaaacttaaatgtaagaaCATTGTCTGTGtcctctcgttggtttttttatgatatttgaatttttaagtgaattatgacaTACCTATGAATatgtaaactattaatatttgaatatgatcatgatttacttaaaaacaaaattttgtaaaaagctATCCAGAGAAAACAATTAATGTTCTTAAATTTAAGTTGGATAATagataaattcactctaatattcaATCTAACAACACAAAACTGGAATTGCtggatatacattttaatatgcatTAGTAAAATGGACACATCACACGTGGTTTTCAGTGACAAatcatatttcttaatttaaaaaaaaaaattttaatcaaatttaactgaaattattatttgtaatttgatatagttgtaaaatattgtatgtcatttatttatttcctttgactagatattattaaagcaaccgtgttgttttttttttcacagcgAAATTTCTGACATAATATTCGACAGAGAAGTGGATAACGATTCTGTGGATGACAATATGTACCTGAATGCAGCTGGCCTCGATGACGACATAAATGGGTTGATGAATTGCCATCGGCTGGAAGACATTACGGTGGCAGACGATTGCAACCTCGTGGTACCGAAACAAGAGTACCTGGACGTCTTGAGAGGAGACAGCAACCACATAGACGGAGTTGACCATCAATTGCCCACCGAAGCAAACGTCAACTCAGTTTGCGAAGGAGACGATATCACTAATCACAACAATTGTGAAGACTTCAAACCACTTATAGATTCGATTAACGTCACTGACACTGAGGATGGTGAAATGGATGACCTGCGAAAAGATGGTGACGGAAGCAATGGAATCGACTGTGAAATGGACGATGAGAACGATCATGAAGACGAGGATGAAGATGAGGAAGAGGACTGCAACCAGCTAAGCAACATGCAAGTGAGACAGTTGTACTTGGGCAGTTCGTTAGACGGAACTTCCTTAGATGAGGAAGAACAGCAACAGGAGACCATGTGCCAGATATGTGCGACCGTGTTCAAGACCCGGTACAACCTGTTACGGCACTTTCAGAAGCGGCACCCCGAGTTCAAAATGTTTGAGTGTGATCTATGTCGTATCAGCTTCTCATCTGTTAAACAATTCAAGAACCACCTTGAAGAGAAACACTCCAAGATACACCCCACGAGCACAATTGACTCAAAACAAGTGCGTTTTGCGTGTGACGTGTGCGGTAACATGTACAAGAATAAGGCATCTGCTATGAACCACCTGCTGACGCACACTGCCAAAAAGACTGTGCGCTGCACGCACTGTGACTTCACGTGTTACACCAAGCAACAGCTAGGCGTGCACCAGACCAAGCATGACAAGCGGTTTGTGTGCGACATATGCCACAAACGGTTTGCACAAAAATCGCAGTTGGACGTGCATGTCAATGCAGTCCATTATAACCAAAGGCCATTTTCGTGCGTGCTTTGTAACAAGACGTTTAAGACTAAGGGGTCGCATGATGCTCACATGATTGTGCACACAGACACCAGAAATTACCAGTGCCCGCACTGCGATAAAAAGTGCCGGAAGCGGTATGACCTAACGTTGCACATCCGGACTCACACGGGTGAAAAACCGTTCAAGTGCAGTGTGTGCGGACGTGGGTTTGTACAGATGTGCGATACGCGCAAGCATGAGATGCTCCACTTTAAGCCGGGCAAGCGGAAAAACTTATTGTTTGGGTCTTCGGATGTGGGAATGGCCGACGACGAATGACATACGGTGGCAGTGGCAGCGAGCGCGGCTGATGACGATGATGGTGATGATAACGACGACACCACCAACAACAACTCAATTCTATCACTACTGTCACCACCTACATCACCTGTCATCACCAACACAATAACGCTTCACTGATAGACCCCACTGTATTTTGTTCTTAGATTAAATCTTAATTGTaacatactattttatacatatttgtatatagatatatttttttgtattttactgtattttttttatgttatacatttttaaataacattcttaaaaattgtattatttttaattagtcaaAGTTCCTTTTCCACAAAATTTACATAggaacaaacaattattaaaccCAGGTGAGTTAGAGAATTATAACCTAAGGTTATTTCTTGTaaactcaattaaaataatttgtctgtttcaaaatacttttaatttgatttttcttcTAATCACCAAGTTAAGTTGAGTATTGAAACtgcaaaaatatgttaatatgtgtAATTAAGTATTCTTATTATATCTGTGTAATGTatgcatacattttaatgttgataATGTATAACACTGTATTAAAATCTTTACTGAATTGAATtttgttagtaatttataaaaataaataccttaagtactatattatgttattattgtctatCAAATTATGTAcagtacaataaaaaatttttgagaGATAATAATTATGGGTTTTTGGTTAGCATTTGAATTTATTGACCtatggttaaataatatatttatagatgaaaatattgtttgtctCATAAAGTTGGATTTTTtcgatacattaatttaaaagttagatATACATGTtagaaatgtttaatattatactttataatattcttatatttaaataattgaattgggaattttaaaataggctgatatctgaaaattaaaatttttcaggAAACATAAaaactgatttaattttttttctaaaattacagGCATGTCATGTTatgcccatataatataatattcttggaGTGAAATTTGATTGGAAAAGTGATTGATTACATTTTCCGAGATGAATATTCTTTTCGAAATTTGTACGCGGActataaggatttaaaattgaaacagATATGGACATTTTTTGCTCATAAAATATCCGtctatatgtgtaatatatttttctgaatatttttatggGATTGATGATTGATTCAGTACTATTTGGATGTTATCAGTGTTGCATAACGTATATTTAACGAGTAACGGTTTATCGCCATTTATTTTCTAACTTCTCGTCCAGGCAAAGATGTTGTCAATATTGACTTCTGTGAGTTATCAGTTGCATTCAGCTGACTCTTACGTGTCGAAAAAATTTTCGTATCGTCAGGAAACATAATATGCTAAACTATAGCTAACGTGTTTTCATTGTTTGGTAGGTTTATCAGACGTATAGAGTTAGTACAGGATATGTCCTAAAACACTACCTTGCGGTTCTCCAATCTCCAACTGATATATCTTTCCAATCGTTTCTTCGTGTATGACTCGATTTTTACGTTAAGTCAAGTATGATTCAAGAAGTGTACACCAGGTGTGTGGCAGCTGATCACGCAGTTTAATACAGAATCCTTAGCGCCAGACTATCAAAAGCCTGGGCTACATCAAGGAATATTCCACAgtagtactttttttttcaataggcTTAACTAATCATTTTAGTAACTTGATGGCTGATTTAGGTACTTGATCGATTTTCGAATGTTAGTTATGATATCCAAACTGATGTTCTACTAAAAACGCTTGTCAAGTCAGGGATCAACATGTAAACtttcttggtttttaatttttagaaatttattagCTGATATCACACCCAAGTGGTATAACAATTTGAATCCAGAAAAATGTTTCTACTGAACGCCCTCTTAAAACCATGctgatttttatctaaattatctaaatttttaaatctaaacgTAGTACAATTAGTTTTACTAAAACAGTTTACGCAGAGCAGATTTTAGATATCAGTCTATAATTTGTTATGCAATTTTTATTACCAGACTTGTAAACAAGTgtaacaaaactatttttccataacagaataaaaattagaaataataactgaaaaaatcaAGCGTTTCACATAGTATTGAATCCCAAGCAATAGAATTtaaattgacattcatagacTCATAATTAGCTCATAATCAAATTCCAAGGAAGTTGTTATAGGTACACTGTACAGCCTAGAGTTGAAACAATTATTGGACTATTAATTTGAAATGGAGGATGCGATATGTCAATTGAAACTAACGAAAAAGAACACATCTAAAGTATCATTATCCAAAATAAAATgactaaatctaaaatattgtttttataattttcaatgaaattGTGTTGAAACAAATGGTCAAAAGTGATAATCTCAGCTAGAACTTTAGATTTATCAGACGAGGAACCAGATAAAATAGCGTGATTAGTATTCGACCACTTAATAGGTACCagataaattaaagaaaacgaACATTGGATAATTTGGATTTT from the Acyrthosiphon pisum isolate AL4f chromosome X, pea_aphid_22Mar2018_4r6ur, whole genome shotgun sequence genome contains:
- the LOC100575883 gene encoding zinc finger protein 2 isoform X2; its protein translation is MNEVNMANNQDISMQSCTINDLCRLCANFDENLIPIYADEGADHMLENKIKTHLPFINISEDDLLPKRVCYHCASAVLVWNELYECSSVADQKLRNMFELNPFDQNHGKVDIQEDERLNPTLKSEISDIIFDREVDNDSVDDNMYLNAAGLDDDINGLMNCHRLEDITVADDCNLVVPKQEYLDVLRGDSNHIDGVDHQLPTEANVNSVCEGDDITNHNNCEDFKPLIDSINVTDTEDGEMDDLRKDGDGSNGIDCEMDDENDHEDEDEDEEEDCNQLSNMQVRQLYLGSSLDGTSLDEEEQQQETMCQICATVFKTRYNLLRHFQKRHPEFKMFECDLCRISFSSVKQFKNHLEEKHSKIHPTSTIDSKQVRFACDVCGNMYKNKASAMNHLLTHTAKKTVRCTHCDFTCYTKQQLGVHQTKHDKRFVCDICHKRFAQKSQLDVHVNAVHYNQRPFSCVLCNKTFKTKGSHDAHMIVHTDTRNYQCPHCDKKCRKRYDLTLHIRTHTGEKPFKCSVCGRGFVQMCDTRKHEMLHFKPGKRKNLLFGSSDVGMADDE